Proteins co-encoded in one Sphingopyxis sp. BE259 genomic window:
- the rpmD gene encoding 50S ribosomal protein L30, with protein MADKKIKIRQIGSPIRRPSSQRAILTGLGLGKMHREVELVDTPEVRGMIRKLPHMVEVVEG; from the coding sequence ATGGCTGACAAGAAGATCAAAATTCGCCAGATCGGCTCGCCGATCCGTCGGCCCAGCAGCCAGCGCGCGATCCTGACCGGCCTCGGCCTGGGCAAGATGCACCGCGAAGTCGAGCTGGTCGACACCCCCGAAGTGCGCGGCATGATCCGCAAGCTGCCGCACATGGTGGAAGTCGTCGAGGGCTAA
- the rpsH gene encoding 30S ribosomal protein S8 codes for MAMTDPLGDMLTRIRNGQTAKKDSVLTPASTLRVRVLDVLQREGYIRGYSEEALGAKGEHKGIRIELKYFEGQPAIRHVARVSKPGRRIYSGSKDLPIVRNGLGITIVSTPRGVLSDAEAREHNVGGEVLAEVF; via the coding sequence ATGGCAATGACCGATCCTTTGGGTGATATGCTCACCCGCATCCGCAACGGCCAGACGGCGAAGAAGGACAGCGTCCTGACGCCGGCCTCGACGCTGCGCGTCCGCGTTCTCGACGTGCTCCAGCGCGAAGGCTATATCCGCGGCTACAGCGAAGAAGCGCTGGGTGCCAAGGGCGAGCACAAGGGCATCCGCATCGAGCTGAAATATTTTGAAGGGCAGCCGGCGATCCGCCATGTGGCGCGCGTTTCGAAGCCGGGTCGCCGCATCTATTCGGGGTCGAAAGATCTGCCGATCGTGCGCAACGGCCTGGGCATCACCATCGTGTCGACCCCGCGCGGCGTCCTGTCGGATGCCGAAGCTCGCGAGCATAATGTCGGCGGCGAAGTGCTGGCGGAGGTGTTCTGA
- a CDS encoding adenylate kinase — MTLNIILLGPPGAGKGTQAVRLEDEHGMVQLSTGDMLRAAVKAGTPIGVQAKAVMDAGELVSDDIVSGLIGERLDQLGAETSVIFDGYPRTAAQADALDTILSDRGRKLDHVIELLVEEDALVDRITGRFSCGNCGAGYHDRYKLPKVADTCDQCGGHEFKRRPDDNEETVRTRMAEYRAKTAPILPIYDARGIVTRVNGMAPIDEVNDAIETVLAPEG; from the coding sequence ATGACGCTGAACATCATTTTGCTGGGTCCGCCGGGGGCGGGCAAGGGAACGCAGGCGGTGCGCCTGGAAGACGAGCATGGCATGGTCCAGCTGTCGACCGGCGACATGCTGCGCGCCGCGGTCAAGGCGGGCACCCCGATCGGGGTGCAGGCGAAAGCAGTGATGGACGCGGGCGAGCTGGTGTCGGACGACATCGTTTCGGGGCTGATCGGCGAACGGCTCGACCAGCTCGGCGCCGAGACATCGGTGATCTTCGACGGCTATCCGCGCACCGCGGCGCAGGCCGACGCGCTCGACACGATCCTCAGCGACCGCGGCCGCAAGCTCGACCATGTGATCGAACTGTTGGTCGAGGAAGACGCGTTGGTCGATCGGATTACCGGACGCTTTTCGTGCGGCAATTGCGGCGCGGGCTATCACGACCGTTACAAGCTGCCCAAGGTCGCAGACACTTGCGACCAGTGCGGCGGACATGAGTTCAAACGCCGTCCCGACGACAATGAGGAAACCGTGCGTACCCGCATGGCCGAATATCGCGCCAAGACCGCGCCGATCCTGCCGATCTATGACGCGCGCGGTATCGTGACGCGGGTGAATGGAATGGCGCCGATCGACGAAGTCAACGACGCGATCGAAACCGTCCTCGCGCCTGAGGGCTAG
- the rplO gene encoding 50S ribosomal protein L15: MTIKLNELRDNNGARKGRMRVGRGIGSGKGKTAGRGQKGQKARSGVAINGFEGGQMPLHMRIPKRGFNNIFGKDFAIVNLGMIQKLVDAKKLDAKAVIDHAALKAAGVARGGKDGVRLLAKGDYSAKLNFAVAGASKGAIEAVEKAGGKIELPEVKDVAPDGKKAKRRAAAAAKQN, translated from the coding sequence ATGACCATCAAACTGAACGAACTTCGTGACAACAATGGCGCCCGCAAGGGCCGGATGCGCGTCGGACGCGGCATCGGCTCGGGCAAGGGCAAGACCGCCGGCCGCGGTCAGAAAGGCCAGAAGGCCCGCAGCGGCGTTGCGATCAACGGCTTCGAAGGCGGTCAGATGCCGCTTCACATGCGGATCCCGAAGCGCGGCTTCAACAACATCTTCGGCAAGGACTTCGCGATCGTCAATCTGGGCATGATCCAGAAGCTGGTCGACGCCAAGAAGCTCGATGCCAAGGCGGTGATCGATCATGCCGCGCTCAAGGCCGCTGGTGTGGCCCGCGGCGGCAAGGACGGCGTCCGTCTCCTCGCCAAGGGTGATTATAGCGCGAAGCTGAACTTTGCGGTGGCCGGTGCGTCGAAGGGCGCGATCGAAGCGGTCGAAAAGGCCGGCGGCAAGATCGAATTGCCTGAGGTCAAGGACGTGGCGCCCGACGGCAAAAAGGCCAAGCGCCGCGCCGCCGCAGCGGCCAAGCAGAACTGA
- the secY gene encoding preprotein translocase subunit SecY, translating into MASRADQLASNLNFSKFGKATELKNRIWFTIGALIVFRFLSFVPLPGVDPVALSTLYSQAASGGVLDIFNTFSGGSLERMSIIALGVMPYITASIVVQLAAALSPSLAALKKEGESGRKKLNQYTRYGTVFLTAIQGYFIAVGLETLGASQGIAAVVDPGMMFRIGAVISIVGGTLFLMWLGEQITARGIGNGVSLIIMAGILAQLPRSFAQMFTQVREGSMGGGTVIAVFAGAILVIAFIAFMERAQRRVLVQYPKRATQRGGMQADRSHLPLKVNTAGVIPPIFASSLLLMPLTITQMMGNNVQGDTATGDFLISLNQYLAHGQPLYMALYAFGIIFFCFFYVAVVFNPEETADNLKRQNGFIPGIRPGKNTAAYLDHVLTRITVLGAAYLAAICLIPEYFIAQSGLPFALGGTSLLIIVNVTIDTISQIQSHMLAHQYGDLIKKAKLKGGVARR; encoded by the coding sequence ATGGCCTCTCGCGCCGACCAGCTTGCTTCCAACCTGAACTTCTCGAAATTCGGCAAGGCGACCGAACTCAAGAACCGCATCTGGTTCACGATCGGCGCGCTGATCGTCTTTCGTTTCCTGTCGTTCGTGCCGCTGCCTGGGGTCGATCCCGTGGCGCTGTCGACGCTGTACAGCCAGGCTGCTTCGGGCGGCGTTCTCGACATTTTCAACACCTTCTCGGGCGGCAGCCTGGAGCGCATGAGCATCATCGCGCTCGGCGTCATGCCCTATATCACCGCCTCGATCGTCGTGCAGCTGGCCGCCGCCTTGTCGCCCAGCCTCGCCGCACTCAAGAAAGAGGGCGAAAGCGGGCGCAAGAAACTCAACCAATATACCCGCTATGGCACCGTGTTCCTGACCGCGATCCAGGGCTATTTCATCGCCGTCGGCCTTGAAACGCTCGGCGCCAGCCAGGGTATCGCCGCGGTCGTCGATCCGGGCATGATGTTCCGCATCGGCGCCGTCATCAGCATCGTCGGCGGCACCCTGTTCCTGATGTGGCTCGGCGAACAGATCACCGCGCGCGGGATCGGCAACGGCGTGTCGCTGATCATCATGGCGGGCATTCTGGCCCAGTTGCCGCGCAGCTTTGCCCAGATGTTCACCCAGGTCCGCGAAGGATCGATGGGCGGCGGCACCGTGATCGCGGTCTTCGCTGGCGCGATTTTGGTCATCGCCTTCATCGCCTTCATGGAACGCGCCCAGCGCCGCGTGCTTGTCCAGTATCCCAAGCGCGCGACCCAGCGCGGCGGGATGCAGGCCGACCGCAGCCATTTGCCGCTCAAGGTCAACACCGCGGGCGTGATCCCGCCGATCTTTGCCTCGTCGCTTTTGCTGATGCCGCTGACCATCACCCAGATGATGGGCAATAATGTTCAGGGCGACACTGCGACTGGCGATTTCCTGATCTCGCTCAACCAATATCTGGCGCATGGCCAGCCGCTGTACATGGCGCTTTATGCGTTCGGCATCATCTTCTTCTGCTTCTTCTACGTTGCTGTTGTCTTCAACCCCGAAGAAACCGCCGACAATCTGAAGCGCCAGAACGGGTTCATCCCCGGCATCCGCCCGGGCAAGAACACTGCCGCCTATCTCGACCATGTGCTGACGCGCATCACCGTCCTGGGCGCGGCCTATCTGGCGGCGATCTGTCTGATCCCCGAATATTTCATTGCCCAGTCGGGACTACCTTTTGCGCTCGGCGGCACCAGCCTGCTGATCATCGTCAACGTGACGATCGACACGATCAGCCAGATCCAGAGCCATATGCTCGCGCATCAATATGGCGACCTGATCAAAAAGGCGAAATTGAAGGGCGGCGTTGCGCGGCGCTAA
- the rpsE gene encoding 30S ribosomal protein S5, protein MADEVQNVEGAPEAAPTTDGQAPRRGRGGGAGGRDGNRGGRDGGRGRRDDRRPRDEDGGEELIEKLVHINRVSKTVKGGKRFGFAALVVVGDGKGRAGFGHGKAREVPEAISKATAAAKKSMIRVPLRDGRTLHHDGLGHFGAGLVTVRSAPAGTGIIAGGPMRAVFESLGVADVVTKSNGTSNPYNMIRATFEALGEQTSPKSVAQRRGKKVSDLIKRGGASDRAAEAEAAAVTE, encoded by the coding sequence ATGGCAGACGAAGTACAGAACGTCGAAGGCGCTCCCGAAGCAGCCCCCACCACCGACGGTCAGGCTCCGCGCCGCGGCCGTGGCGGCGGCGCTGGCGGTCGTGACGGTAACCGTGGCGGCCGTGATGGCGGTCGTGGTCGCCGCGACGATCGTCGCCCGCGCGACGAAGATGGCGGCGAAGAGCTGATCGAAAAGCTCGTGCACATCAACCGCGTGTCGAAAACCGTGAAGGGCGGCAAGCGCTTCGGTTTCGCAGCACTCGTCGTCGTCGGCGACGGCAAGGGTCGTGCGGGCTTCGGTCATGGCAAGGCACGCGAAGTGCCGGAAGCCATTTCGAAGGCGACCGCTGCTGCGAAAAAGTCGATGATCCGCGTGCCGCTGCGCGATGGCCGCACCCTGCACCATGATGGCCTCGGCCATTTCGGCGCCGGCCTGGTCACCGTTCGTTCGGCGCCTGCCGGGACCGGCATCATCGCCGGTGGCCCGATGCGCGCCGTGTTCGAATCGCTCGGCGTTGCCGATGTGGTGACCAAGTCGAACGGCACCTCGAACCCCTATAACATGATCCGCGCGACCTTTGAGGCGCTCGGCGAACAGACCAGCCCCAAGTCGGTCGCGCAGCGTCGCGGCAAGAAGGTGTCGGATCTGATCAAGCGCGGCGGTGCATCCGACCGGGCAGCCGAGGCCGAAGCGGCAGCGGTGACGGAGTAA
- the rplF gene encoding 50S ribosomal protein L6: MSRIGKKAVPIPSGVTAAIDGGQLSVKGPKGTLAMPLSDNITYEVGEGSISVQPANGSREARAFWGMQRTLVQNLITGVTEGFTKVLEITGVGYRANSQGKNLKLQLGYSHDVDFAVPEGIEIKTPDNTTIEISGIDKQQVGQVAAEIRRWRKPEPYKGKGIKYRGEYIFRKEGKKK, encoded by the coding sequence ATGTCACGCATTGGTAAAAAAGCAGTCCCGATCCCCAGCGGTGTTACCGCTGCGATCGATGGCGGCCAGCTGTCGGTCAAGGGTCCGAAGGGCACCCTGGCGATGCCGCTGTCCGACAACATCACCTATGAAGTCGGCGAAGGCAGCATTTCGGTGCAGCCGGCGAACGGCAGCCGCGAAGCTCGCGCCTTTTGGGGCATGCAGCGCACGCTGGTCCAGAACCTGATCACGGGTGTGACAGAAGGCTTCACCAAGGTGCTCGAAATCACCGGTGTCGGCTATCGCGCCAACTCGCAGGGCAAGAATCTGAAGCTGCAGCTTGGCTACAGCCATGATGTCGATTTCGCGGTTCCCGAAGGCATCGAGATCAAGACGCCGGACAACACGACGATCGAGATCAGCGGTATCGACAAGCAGCAGGTCGGCCAGGTCGCGGCGGAAATCCGTCGCTGGCGCAAGCCGGAGCCCTATAAGGGCAAGGGCATCAAATATCGCGGCGAGTATATCTTCCGCAAAGAAGGCAAGAAGAAGTAA
- the rplR gene encoding 50S ribosomal protein L18: MAHLTPFQKRRQRVRTALRQRAGGRARLSVHRSGRHIYAQLIDDAAGQTLAAASTLDKDVRGKTGATTAAAADVGKRLAAAAKKAGVTQVVFDRGGFLFHGRIKALADAAREGGLEF; this comes from the coding sequence ATGGCACATCTTACCCCTTTCCAAAAACGCCGTCAGCGCGTCCGTACCGCCCTCCGTCAGCGCGCCGGTGGCCGTGCGCGCCTGTCGGTGCACCGTTCGGGTCGGCATATTTATGCCCAGCTTATCGATGATGCCGCCGGCCAGACGCTGGCTGCGGCTTCGACGCTGGACAAGGATGTTCGCGGCAAGACCGGCGCGACCACTGCGGCGGCTGCCGACGTCGGCAAGCGCCTCGCCGCTGCCGCCAAAAAGGCGGGCGTGACGCAGGTCGTGTTCGACCGCGGCGGTTTCCTGTTCCACGGGCGCATCAAGGCGCTGGCCGACGCGGCTCGCGAAGGCGGATTGGAGTTCTAA
- a CDS encoding DUF177 domain-containing protein — MSAAPEFSLILTMSDAAQGRDIAVEADADARARIARRLGLIAVDRFALTAEVRAVAGGIGAKGDVQADLVQSCAATGLPVPATLSEPFDLRFLRDIDAPVDADEEIEISSEDCDLLPLDGDRVDLGEAAVQTLSLALDPFPRHPDADRVLAEKGVLSEEAAGPFAALAKLRGKPDA, encoded by the coding sequence TTGAGCGCGGCACCCGAATTTTCGCTGATCCTGACCATGTCGGATGCGGCGCAAGGCCGCGACATTGCGGTCGAGGCCGATGCTGACGCGCGCGCGCGAATCGCCAGACGGCTCGGCCTGATCGCCGTCGATCGCTTTGCCTTGACCGCCGAGGTCCGCGCCGTTGCGGGCGGTATTGGGGCGAAGGGCGATGTGCAGGCCGATCTGGTCCAGTCATGCGCCGCAACCGGCCTGCCCGTCCCGGCGACGCTGAGCGAGCCGTTCGACCTCCGCTTTCTGCGCGACATCGACGCGCCGGTCGATGCCGACGAAGAGATCGAGATCAGCAGCGAGGATTGCGACCTGCTGCCGCTCGACGGCGACCGCGTCGATCTGGGCGAGGCAGCGGTGCAGACGCTGTCGCTGGCGCTCGACCCCTTTCCGCGCCATCCCGACGCCGACCGCGTCCTGGCCGAAAAGGGCGTGCTGAGCGAAGAAGCCGCCGGGCCTTTCGCGGCGTTGGCGAAGTTGCGCGGGAAGCCTGACGCTTAG